TTTGaaagatattttgtaaatatgaataTACTTCCACCATACGATATTTCTCATATTCCAAACATCAAAATCAACAGTCGTTAAGGGGAAAAAAAATCGTCCCAAGGGGCTAAAAGACCACAACACAACTCCAAGATCTATAGCCTAGCGGTGAACTTCTTCTGGAACTGTGTGAGGACCGGGTAGATATTCTCAAAGGCTTTGTAggtctcttctctcttcttggATCCAGTGATAACTATCTTCCCAGACACAAAGATTAGTAGCACAATCTGTGCTCCTTTCATCCCTATCTTTCCTCTGATCCTGTAAATAAGTCCTGGAAATATCTCCGGCTCGTAGCTTGCGAAAGCGTGGTGATAGTACGCAAGACCTTCAAGCCTTATAGGAAACTTCACATCACACGAAGCTACGATGTTCTGAATCTTGAAGTCTTTGAACTTTGCTTGGAACCCAAGTTTCTGAATTATCCGAGCGTACTTCCTAGCAGCCAGCTTGGAGGAGTCTTCGGTCTTGGCTCCAGTACATACCATTCTTCCCGAGGCGAAGATCAACGCTGTGGTCTTTGGTTCCCTTATCCTCATGATCACAGCAGCAAAACGTTTAGGGTTATATTCGGCGTTACGTGCTTGCAAAGCTATCGCTTTTAGGTCAAGCTTGCAATCCAAGTTAACTGTAGAGACGATGTTTTGAAGAGTGGGAACTATCCCTGAAGGATGATTGGTACGGTCCACTGGATTACTACTCGCTTCGAAATTTTGATCACTCATTCTCTAGGATCAAATTCAATGTTTTGGTTCCTACACAAAATCTAGGGTTTCGTAGCTTAAAGAAACCAAAAGATTATAAGCGATGAAGCTTTTTTAATACAAAGATTTGAGAACCGGAGAGATTGGTTTCGTCCTCTCGCTTTATCTCAGAGAGGTTTTTGATCTGTGAGAGGCCACCGACTTGAGTTTTGTATATATAGGAGCCGAGCTACCCTTGACCGTCTTCATAAGACCGAGGGTGTTTCAGGGAAATCAAgagtttttcctttttataaaCTAACTTTCCgtttttaataaatgataatATCGAACATATctgcaaattatttttttattctaatggAAAATTAATGTACATGACTTTATTTTAACGATTCTCTGTTATGCAACTGATTTACGGAAAAAAGGAACGAAATTTGCCTAAGCTTAGTCGAAATTTAGCCATATTATTGGATGTTTCacgatattttttcaaatttctaggAGTTCAAGCAAATAGCCAGAACAAATGTACCTATCAAATGTACTTTctgaacaaaaatatcattagtATACTAGACCGCTAGTCCATATAAATGCTAtataatcttaaaataaaactatattatctaaatatatgtagagcacataaataaattaataaattaattagttaacgaaatgagaaatttcaaaatgttgacaaaaaataattaaggaCCTATGTTGGTAGACCACCGTGTGAAGATTCAAACAAGTCGTACAGAGTATTAACATAGAGCGTTCAACTCAGTTTAGTCTCATGATGTATCCACtcataatctatattattaaaagagaaatacccttttgaaaatatttttactttattaattaaACTGCCtaaaatttattacttgtcttttctgttacattaatgaaatatgcttaaatgaatttaaacttcctattttattgtttgtctttttcagttaccttaatgaaatatccttaaataaatttggacataatgtcatttaatcaaccaaaaaaactcctgagttatccttacgtgcataattttaataagggagattttttaaaacatgcatcattaaaatgttacctaaaacatgcagcactaatatataacatgcatcaataaaactagaatttgactcacacaattgtacggatattattttcagttgattaaatttaaaaataattatttattcaaaatatatttaagaatggctatgtttttaaaaattatatggtattatttgctcataactcatttgtcatttggtaaattgttagaaagaaaattttagcataatataactcagttgtcatttgctaaatttatgatttttatttatatttttttattatttaattataatattttcattttatatttgaaagataaatgaattttctttcaaacaatatttttgtaaatgtatttttttaaaaataatcaattaaaattgttattatcattgaatatcattatttttgacataatttgagttttcgtttacatcaaaacttatcatattttaggataattttaatttaaaatttaattttcatattttcaaacaaattctaaaaatagtttttaaatattttgttataattgttaaaaaaaatattgagttgcatttcaaataaaaaggtaaagatattaaaaatattctaattaaaatatgtaaaattttatatagttttaaggaaatggtcaaaataaaaaaaaattacacataaaataatcatgatttttgttaactgggcggatcattatttatatgatatcgcacacgaaagaaaaatttctgtttttaaaattatctaattaactctatactcattttgttttatattttttatatgatatcacacattcgtaaaaaaaatagatagtttaagatgcaaaaaaaaaaattacttaatgaatataatatgaacgaatattacaaatacatcatttaataaaataaataattaaaaactgaaaattcatatccgcgctggcgcgTGGGTCAGGGTCTAGTCTAGTATTAAACTATTAgttttagttttcaaaattcATTCTACATAACTATTTTGtccattttatataagtaacttGGTTAAGAGGGAAGACGGAGAATCATGAGTGGATGCATCACTTAAAtatctttataatttatattgatCTTAAAATTTAGTGCTAAGTGCCATTATCTCGTAGTAAGGTACTAAACTGTAAACATATGATGGTGGAGATTTATAAAGAATCTTTCAAGAAGGTGGTAGAGGTGGCAGAAGCTGTAAATGAATAGTTGTGGCAAAGACTTTTAGCTGGCCTTTGGAGAATGAGAGTGATATGGTGGAGATGACGGGAAGTTGTATATGAAAGATGGTGGTGTAAAATTGCATTCGACTTTAGATAGTATGGTGGAAGTGGTGAAGAGCTCTAACAAGCATTATGCCATTATGTAGATTAATCTTCTCCTCTGGTTACTATATCTCATATTTTGTCTCCTCATCCCTTTATCATTCTTTCTTCATTTTCAATCTACAAAATGGTTTTCTTTTTCCAATATCCAAGTACTACTGATCACAATGGCCAATATCCACCAGTGATCGGACATACTAAACAAAGTCTTCTCGGCTTGATGAGAAATGATTTTCTTTGTTCAATATCCAAGTAATGTTAACCACAATGTCCAATATCCACCAGTGATCGGACATACTAAACAAAGTCTCCTCGGCTTGATGAGAAATCTTGTTAGTAATATGCTTATTTCATTAAATCTTGTTCTTATTTCTAACATGTGATAAGTCTTCACCAAAAAAAGTCTCATTCAATATGTTCTTATTTGTAATCATGATTTTATATTCCAAATTTTCAAATCAAGAGCCCtcatatatatcattctaatattttttttggtatacaTACGCAGAATTTATTTCAACATAACCAGTGTTTATATTACCATAAACAATAgtacattttataaaatattgtcTACTATATGTGATGCCTAGTTGTATTCAATGAATTGGTCGATTGATTTTCACTTCATCAGCATTCTATCCAACTTTTGTGCAGTTTTTTACAATCAATATGTTCTTGTATATGAATTGCAAATTATCTCTACTGTATTTGTACTAGGATGGAAAGTTGCACAAGGTGAGCGAGATGAAGATTCACTTTGACACAAGGCACCGTCGGTATGAAGCCATAATGATAAGAAGATTGAAAAAGTGTCTCTTAACTGCAACGGTCTTGTGGTGGGAGTCTTTTTATGGAGTTAGAGATGATATAAGTTGCCTCTGTTATTTATTCCTTGTTGTTTACcttaaactttttttgtaaaataagttTGTCTAATTTGTCCtcaattgttttgttttcaaataattttcacGCCAACGGAagctgaattaaaaaaattcaagtctTCCAGGTGCAGGGATGTCGGGACTCACGTTATGCTAATGACAGGTTtctaaaatttttttctttaactgtTGATTTAAAATTGAAAGCTTATGTTGCATTTAAGACAAATGTTAGTAAATCTGTGTTTAATACTGCATAACACATGGACAAGGGTCGTAAAGAACAAGGTAGTTTGATTGGTGTCTGGTGATATAGTGGAAAGGTCTGCTGTCAAAAAATAAACAGTGAAGATGACTCAAAACACATGTGGCTACATTTAATATGGGGTATGAATTTTAATGAaggaaaaatatgttaaaacgTCTGCCGCTATGATCTTGTACCCCGCAGATTTACATTCTCGGCAAGATAACACAAAAGAAGGTCTTTGGTATAAGCTAATCGGATTATAACTGAATTTTCAATGTGGCCACCAATCAGTTATGTTCTTTATGGCCAACAACGTACCAACGTCAGGCCCATCCCTGAAATAAGGCAACTAAAGCATCTGATTTAGGCCACAAAATATAAAGTACACATTAAGACCACATGTCACTGAGTATTAGTTAGGTCAGATGGTTTAGTACTTTAATTTGAGTTAGCATATCGTAGTTCGATCTTCCTTTTGTccaacataattttaatttttaccaTTCGAtgactttatatatttttgtattggtTGACTGTTACTATTTATTGTTGGTATTTGTACAAGAGgtcacatgatttttttttgtgttttaggCCACCCCAAATTATGGGACGGCACTGACCAacgtatttgattttgtttttatcatctcCATGTTGATCTTTTCCtctgttttatttgtatatttcatGAATAGTCATATAAGTTTTTGCCAAAATGTTATAAACTTGCATTAAAAACAGATTTGACTAGGTTTCCATCGAAGAACAAAGTAACCATCCAGATCTTTGACTTTAGTTAATCAGATTCAAATCAGCAAACTCATATGGATATATACAACTACACAAACACAAGCATGGATTTAGTCATTTAGTGAAAATAGATTCCGACGTGGATCCTAATAAATTTCGATTTAATTCAGATGCAAACACATGAATCTATGCCATATTAACTAATAAGTAAGCTTTTGATCgtagaaaaaagagagaaaagagagagaaagcgtGCAAGGTAGCAAC
The window above is part of the Brassica napus cultivar Da-Ae chromosome C3, Da-Ae, whole genome shotgun sequence genome. Proteins encoded here:
- the LOC106426338 gene encoding TATA-box-binding protein 1-like codes for the protein MSDQNFEASSNPVDRTNHPSGIVPTLQNIVSTVNLDCKLDLKAIALQARNAEYNPKRFAAVIMRIREPKTTALIFASGRMVCTGAKTEDSSKLAARKYARIIQKLGFQAKFKDFKIQNIVASCDVKFPIRLEGLAYYHHAFASYEPEIFPGLIYRIRGKIGMKGAQIVLLIFVSGKIVITGSKKREETYKAFENIYPVLTQFQKKFTARL